In the Victivallis sp. Marseille-Q1083 genome, one interval contains:
- a CDS encoding GNAT family N-acetyltransferase: MYKIRRATLEDIEEIAAIIADNFDRAMPEHSLPVREFCKQHSSADRLRQEFSWREMYVAGNIAGHLGSTGSLVDFGRQGHPRICLSNFFVRPELHGKGLGRQLLHFLVDTARQRKLRQLQVPSSRTGLEFYRHFGFTVDAVQPPEDVALEITWMTKVLS, translated from the coding sequence ATGTATAAAATTCGCCGCGCCACCCTGGAGGACATCGAAGAAATCGCCGCAATCATCGCGGACAATTTCGACCGGGCGATGCCGGAACACTCGTTGCCGGTACGGGAGTTCTGCAAACAACATTCCAGCGCCGACCGATTGCGGCAGGAATTCTCCTGGCGGGAGATGTATGTGGCCGGCAACATCGCCGGCCACCTCGGCAGCACCGGTTCGCTGGTGGATTTCGGCCGCCAGGGCCACCCCAGAATCTGCCTTTCCAATTTCTTCGTCCGGCCGGAGCTGCACGGCAAAGGGCTGGGCAGACAACTGCTGCATTTCCTGGTCGATACGGCCAGACAGCGAAAACTCCGGCAATTGCAGGTGCCAAGCAGCCGGACGGGGCTGGAATTTTATCGGCACTTCGGCTTCACGGTTGATGCCGTCCAACCGCCGGAAGACGTCGCGCTGGAAATCACCTGGATGACCAAGGTGTTGTCCTAA